The window TACGTGCGAATGAGCACTACCGTGTAATTCGCCATCCGATCCCTTGTTCCTGCCGGAACGCCGACTATTTGTGAAGAAAACCTCAAGCGTGCGCCTCAACCAGCCCGAGAAGAGCGTCGCGGACCACCCGGGCGGCCAGCAGGGCGGTGATTCCCGCTGGGTCGACGGCGGGGTTGACCTCCACCACGTCCCAGGCGATCACGCGCAATTGCCGCAGGAGTCCCAGGGTGTCCAGCAGTTCCCGGGGCGTTACCCCGGCCGGTTCGGGGGTGCCCACGCCGGGGGCGAACGCCGGATCCACGACGTCCATATCCAGCGAAACGTAGACCGGGCGGTCCCGCAGCGCGGACAGCGTCTCGACCAGCCCCGGCAGCACGCGGTGGGTGAAAAAGGCCCCGCTCTCCCGCGCCGTTTCCAGCTCCGGCGCGCACGCCGACCGGATCCCGAACCCAAACAGGTTTTGCCGGCCCAGGAAATCACCGATGCGCCGCATCACCGTCGCGTGGGAAAGGGCGGCTCCCAGGTAGTCGTCGCGCAGGTCGGCGTGCGCGTCGAACTGAATGACGACCAGTCCCGGGTGCCGGGCGGCCGCCGCCCGGACCGCGGGCAGGGTCACCAGGTGTTCGCCGCCGAGCAGGAGGGGGGTTTTACCATCGTGGAGCAGCCGGGCGATGACGGTTTCAATGCGGTCGAGGCCGGCGGCCACCTCGCCGGGCGGCAGGAGGACGTCGCCCAGGTCGTGGAAGGCCAATTCGCGCAGGTCGCGCTTAAGATCCAGGCTGTATTCTTCCAGGCAGTGGGACATGGCCCGGATCGCCGCCGGCCCGCCCCGCGTGCCCGGCCGGAAGGACACGGTCGCGTCCAGGGGAGCCCCGACGATCACCGCCCGCGCTTCGGCGTACGGAGACCGGGCCGCCAGAAAGTCCTGTTCTTTGACGACCTCCCGCATCGTTAACGGAAGCGGTCCGCCAGGAAGCGCGGCATGGCGAAACCGGCGCGGTGTATCTCCGGCGTGTAGTAACGGGTGCCGTATTCCCGGATCTTCTCCGGCGCCACCAGGGCGGGGTCGTGCTTCTTGGAGCCGATCGTGAAGCTCCACATGGCTCCGGGATAGGTCGGGATGCAGGCCCAGTAGGTCCGGGCCAGCGGGAAGATCCCGGCGATGTCCCGGTAGATCCGGAGGATCAGGTCCGTGTTGAAGTAGGGCGACTCGGTCTGGGCCACGAACAGCCCCTCGTCCCTCAAGGCGTCGTGAATCGACCGGTAGAACTCCGGGCTGAAGAGACCCACCGCCGGTCCGATCGGGTCGGTGGAGTCGACGATGACCAGGTCGAAGGTGTTTTTGTGCTCCGCCACGTACTTGATCCCGTCCCCGATCACGACCTCGGCCTTGGGCGAATCGAAACCGCAGGCGAGTTCCGGCAGGTACTTCTTGGCGGCGGCGATCACCCGCTCGTCGATCTCGACCAGGGTGGCTTTTTCCACCGCCGGGTGCTTGGCCACCTCGCGCAGGGTGCCCCCGTCACCCCCGCCGACGATCAGCACCCGGCGCGGGTCGGGGTGGGTGTTCAGCGGAACGTGGGTGATCATCTCGTGGTAGACGTACTCGTCCACCACCGAGGTCTGCACAATGCCGTCCAGAACCAGGGTACGCCCGAAGGGCACGGTATCCAACACCGCCAAGTGCTGGAACGGCGTCGTCTCTGTGTGGAGCGTCTCCTTCACCCGGTAGCCGATGGCAAAGTTGTCATTTTGCTTTTCGGTGAACCACAGATGCAAATCTGATTCCCCCCCAAAAATAGAATCTTGGATTTTCATCCCCGTATGAGCGACGAGGAATCGTCGTGAGCGACTCCCTTGAAGACAGTCATTGTCAGTACCACAGCGGGACAGCCGCCAGACAGCACCCCACCCGTTCCACACGGTGCTCCACGGCGGCGATTCTCTTTTCTTTCACGGTCAGCCCGCGCCGGGCAAAGGCTTCGTCCAGCATCTTGCTGACGATGTCGTGGGCCTCTTGGCGGCTGCACTTGCCACCGAATTCCATGATCACGCCGATGCTGTCCGGAGAGACGATCACCCCGGCGGCGGCGGCGATCAGCTCTCCCTCGACGTCGCACACGATGGAACCGTAGGCGGTCGGTACCAGCGCGCCCGGGGGCAATTGTAAATTGGAGTCGTAAACGGCGTTCGGCGGCAGAATGCTGGATAAGCGCACCAAATTAACGTTGCCGATACGGGCCGCCAGAAGCGCGTTGTCGAAAGCGTTCAGGGCGGTGGACCCTTCGGCACAGGCCGCGGTAACAAAG of the Bacillota bacterium genome contains:
- the speB gene encoding agmatinase, translating into MREVVKEQDFLAARSPYAEARAVIVGAPLDATVSFRPGTRGGPAAIRAMSHCLEEYSLDLKRDLRELAFHDLGDVLLPPGEVAAGLDRIETVIARLLHDGKTPLLLGGEHLVTLPAVRAAAARHPGLVVIQFDAHADLRDDYLGAALSHATVMRRIGDFLGRQNLFGFGIRSACAPELETARESGAFFTHRVLPGLVETLSALRDRPVYVSLDMDVVDPAFAPGVGTPEPAGVTPRELLDTLGLLRQLRVIAWDVVEVNPAVDPAGITALLAARVVRDALLGLVEAHA
- a CDS encoding arginine decarboxylase, pyruvoyl-dependent — protein: MLPTPTRYFVTAACAEGSTALNAFDNALLAARIGNVNLVRLSSILPPNAVYDSNLQLPPGALVPTAYGSIVCDVEGELIAAAAGVIVSPDSIGVIMEFGGKCSRQEAHDIVSKMLDEAFARRGLTVKEKRIAAVEHRVERVGCCLAAVPLWY
- the speE gene encoding polyamine aminopropyltransferase is translated as MHLWFTEKQNDNFAIGYRVKETLHTETTPFQHLAVLDTVPFGRTLVLDGIVQTSVVDEYVYHEMITHVPLNTHPDPRRVLIVGGGDGGTLREVAKHPAVEKATLVEIDERVIAAAKKYLPELACGFDSPKAEVVIGDGIKYVAEHKNTFDLVIVDSTDPIGPAVGLFSPEFYRSIHDALRDEGLFVAQTESPYFNTDLILRIYRDIAGIFPLARTYWACIPTYPGAMWSFTIGSKKHDPALVAPEKIREYGTRYYTPEIHRAGFAMPRFLADRFR